The sequence ACTTGTTTCAACCATCTCTTCTTTCATTGAGCTCCGATTTGAGTTATTTAAATTGTGTTAGAATCGTAGTTATGAGCTCTACGCAATGGACATTTTAAGACGCTAAAATTATTAGTGAATAAAAGTAGgattgttatcatcaaaacattaattaattaattaaaattaaggcATCATTTcgtaaccaattttttttttttttttttgaaaattaaggctACATATACTACTTCCATCtccaattttattcatttattaactactttttactaatagtttaaaaaaccaaaccaaattttgaaaactaaaaaaaaaaaaaaacttttaaaaatttgtttttgttttcggAATTTAGctaaaattcaaccattgtacttaaaaagatgcaaatcattataagaaatgaggagaaaataggtttaagattcaaaaaaaaaaaaataaaaatacaaaattattaccaAAGGAGACCtacataatttgaaattaagggccaaaaagttattgatgattttcaaaggCAACCTTAGTAAAATGGtttatattgattaacttgTGACAATTTAGAAGTTGAATTGAAACAATTATAAGTCTCacataaaaattttcaatcGAAATTTAAAAAAGGGTATAAAACTGATACACTTCCAAAAGTTGATAGATGATGATTTTTATATTGATTGAATCCATACTTTTAAAGGTATATATGAAGCACAGTTACAGATACAACTACACGATatggatacgatcggatacggagattcgtcaatttctaaaaaaactaaaatacgaatacgtctaaggatgcgtcattttttttatatatattttaaatatatatatttataaaaaacgaggatactgatacattgaagatacatttttttttcttttaaaaaaatataggatatagataaatttagcatacaagttaataacaatagcacaaaatagaatacaaacactgaaatataatacaaaaaaagaaatatctGAGATCTGAAGtttaatagttaataaaatgcaataggaaagtgactcatattgtaaagaagaagaagaagaagattagagggagaagtatgaagataaacaaagAACTCCTtcgttgaattgttgaagatatccaaatggtttatattttggtagcCTTTGTgaggactcaaatgtgaagatggagattagatgactCTAATCTAGAGTTTggtgaattatttatttatttttttcttttagttttagactcgagtagtgaactttttaaataggttactTAGTTTTAGATTAGGAAatattagatgagttgcttgtcttttttctttaaaaaaaagtacacgtacaaatagatacgtcaaatcgcgtgtcagatacataTCTGAAAGTATCAATATCCAATACGGATTTTTTTGTCTCATatgaagtatttgtgcttcatactataaattgacatttttttccggtttttatgattatgaaaacGATGGGCCGAGTAATTTCGATGGGCCACAATGATCTTGTAAGCTCCAGGATGGGCTTACTCTGAAGAAATGGGCTGCTAGCTATTCGTAATTCTCTTCGTCTTTTTCGTCTGGAGAAGCAACTAGCAAGGCTTCTTCTCCCTTAAACCCTAAGCACACTTTCTCTCTCTGCTGTGTTCATAGATCTGTCTGTACAAAATTCAAATGCAGTGAGGTTTTGACCTTGACCAAGGCTTGTTTACAAATCCTTTTTGGCGATTCGAACAAATCTCATCATCCATGGCTCACATTTCTGTATCTAAACTTCATTCTAGCCATTACAGGGTTCTTTCCAGTTCTTCGATTCCGAAACCAACCGCCCTCTATTCACTTCATTTCTTTAGCTCCACTCAAGAACCCATCTCCACAGCTACTCAAAATGAAAGCCCCAATGGTCCATCCGCCAGTTCTGATGCGGCAGTGCCTCAGCCAGCGGAATCAGTCGCTGTTAATGGCGCCGAACAAGTTAAGCGAAGAACCCCTAGAGGTAAGCCTCGTAACCCTGAAAAGTTAGAGGATGTTATTTGTAAAATGATGGCAAATCGTGAATGGACAACGCGTTTACAGAACTCGATTCGGTCGTTGGTTCCTCAATTTGATCACTCTCTTGTTTGGAATGTGTTACATGCTGCTAAGAACTCGGACCATGCCCTCAACTTCTTCCGGTGGGTAGAGCGAGCTGGATTATTCCAGCATGATCGCGAAACCCATTTGAAAATAATTGAGATTCTGGGTAGGGCTTCAAAGCTTAATCATGCCCGTTGCATTCTTCTTGATATGCTCAATAAGGGCATTGAATGGGATGAAGACTTATTCGTTATATTGATTGAGAGTTATGGTAAAGCTGGGATTGTTCAGGAGGctgtgaaaatttttcaaaagatgAAGGAATTAGGTGTTGAGAGGAGTGTTAAATCTTATGATGCTTTATTTAAGGTGATTTTGAGGAGGGGGCGGTATATGATGGCGAAGAGGTACTTTAATGCTATGTTGAATGAAGGAATAGAACCAACTCGCCATACCTATAATGTGATGCTATGGGGTTTCTTTTTGTCGTTGAGGCTTGAGACAGCCAAGAGGTTTTACGAAGACATGAAGAGTAGAGGTATTTCACCTGATGTCGTTACATACAACACAATGATTAATGGATATTATCGGTTCAAAATGATGGAGGAGGCAGAGCAGTTCTTTACTGAGATGAAGGGTAAGAATATTGTACCAACAGTGATAAGTTATACTACTATGATAAAAGGTTATGTTTCTGCTGGTCGAGTTGATGATGGATTGAGATTGTTTGAAGAGATGAAGGCTGTTGGTGTGAAGCCAAATGATATTACTTATTCGACACTGCTGCCTGGTCTTTGCGATGCAGAGAAAATGTCTGAGGCGCGACAAATTTTGACAGAAATGGTGGATAAGTATATTGCTCCAAAGGACAATTCAATTTTCATGAGGTTGCTATCTTGCCAGTGTATGCATGGTGATTTGGATGCTGCTATGCATGTACTGAAAGCAATGATTCGATTAAGCATTCCAACTGAGGCTGGGCATTACGGTATTTTGATTGAGAACTGTTGCAAAGCCGGAATGTATGATAAGGCAGTTAAGTTGCTTGACAAGCTTGTAGAAAAAGAAATCATATTGAGGCCACAAAGTACTTTGGAAATGGAGGCTAGTGCGTATAACCTTATAATTCAGTATCTATGCAACCATGGGCAGACTGGAAAAGCTGATACATTTTTCCGGCAGTTGTTGAAGAAGGGTATTCAGGATGAGGTtgcatttaataatttaatccgTGGCCATTCCAAAGAAGGGAATCCTGAATTGGCATTTGAAATATTGAAAATCATGGGTAGGAGGGATGTGTCTAGGGATGCAGAATCTTATAAGTTGCTAATCAAGAGCTACTTAAGTAAAGGTGAACCAGCTGATGCTAAAACAGCTTTGGACAGCATGATTGAAAGTGGGCATTATCCTGACTCGGCATTGTTTAGATCAGTTATGGAAAGTCTATTTACAGATGGGAGGGTGCAGACCGCAAGCCGAGTGATGAACAGTATGTTGGATAAAGGAATAACAGAAAACTTAGACTTGGTTGCCAAAATCCTGGAAGCCCTTTTAATGAGAGGTCATGTCGAAGAAGCGTTGGGACGAATCGATTTGCTAATGAGTTGCAATTGCCCACCTGATTTTGACAGTCTTTTATCTGTTCTTTGTGAAAGGGGGAAGACCATTGCTGCCCTCAAGCTTTTAGATTTTGGATTGGAAAGAGAATGCAACATAGAATTCTCAAGTTATGAGAAGGTACTAGATGCGCTGTTGGGAGCGGGGAAGACACTGAATGCATACGCAATTCTATGCAAGATAATGGAGAAAGGAGGGGCTAATGATTGGGGCAGTTTTGATGATTTGATCAAAAGCCTGAATCAGGAAGGGAACACAAAGCAAGCTGATATTCTCTCAAGAAAGATGAAGGGTGGAGACAGAAAACGGTGTAAGAAACCTTCTCTAGCTGCTTGATTAATCAACACATCCCCTGGTTTATTTGgtccctttttctcttttgaaATGATATTTCATGCTTCAAACCTTGAATAACACTTGGGTTGTCATTTGATCCAATATACTCAAATTGTAGCTTTGAAATTTGT comes from Benincasa hispida cultivar B227 chromosome 2, ASM972705v1, whole genome shotgun sequence and encodes:
- the LOC120071719 gene encoding pentatricopeptide repeat-containing protein At2g37230, with translation MAHISVSKLHSSHYRVLSSSSIPKPTALYSLHFFSSTQEPISTATQNESPNGPSASSDAAVPQPAESVAVNGAEQVKRRTPRGKPRNPEKLEDVICKMMANREWTTRLQNSIRSLVPQFDHSLVWNVLHAAKNSDHALNFFRWVERAGLFQHDRETHLKIIEILGRASKLNHARCILLDMLNKGIEWDEDLFVILIESYGKAGIVQEAVKIFQKMKELGVERSVKSYDALFKVILRRGRYMMAKRYFNAMLNEGIEPTRHTYNVMLWGFFLSLRLETAKRFYEDMKSRGISPDVVTYNTMINGYYRFKMMEEAEQFFTEMKGKNIVPTVISYTTMIKGYVSAGRVDDGLRLFEEMKAVGVKPNDITYSTLLPGLCDAEKMSEARQILTEMVDKYIAPKDNSIFMRLLSCQCMHGDLDAAMHVLKAMIRLSIPTEAGHYGILIENCCKAGMYDKAVKLLDKLVEKEIILRPQSTLEMEASAYNLIIQYLCNHGQTGKADTFFRQLLKKGIQDEVAFNNLIRGHSKEGNPELAFEILKIMGRRDVSRDAESYKLLIKSYLSKGEPADAKTALDSMIESGHYPDSALFRSVMESLFTDGRVQTASRVMNSMLDKGITENLDLVAKILEALLMRGHVEEALGRIDLLMSCNCPPDFDSLLSVLCERGKTIAALKLLDFGLERECNIEFSSYEKVLDALLGAGKTLNAYAILCKIMEKGGANDWGSFDDLIKSLNQEGNTKQADILSRKMKGGDRKRCKKPSLAA